The Theobroma cacao cultivar B97-61/B2 chromosome 2, Criollo_cocoa_genome_V2, whole genome shotgun sequence genome includes the window TAACTGTGGTGAAAACTACTTCCAGCATTCAATCCTTTGAGGGTCAGAATCGGTGGTTCATTGCAAGATCAAGTGGTGTACAAAGTGGGAAACGTTAAGAAGTGCACTCAGTTCAAGAAAGTCGAGGGTGGTTTATTTGGATTCTCCGAAGGGTGCCTACCCATGGAAAGATGGGACGAGCTCAATAACTTGTTCAACCGAACAGGGtatactaatttttttatttatactaatttatttttgttaaggTTGAGATCAATAACTAAGTATCTTTATTAATCTCAATTATATTGCAGAGCAAAGATTACATTCGGGTTGAATGCTCTTTTGGGGAGAAATGAGTCCAAAACTGACAAGGGTCTTTGGGTTGGTGATTGGCGTGTGGACAATTCCAGGGATCTGATGAAGTATAATATTGAGAAAGGATACAAAATCGATTCATATGAATTTGGTAACTAAGATTGATTACTACCTGAAGCTTTATATACCCTttttttggttcaaattttgatCAGTAAATTTTGTCAGGGAATGAACTCTGCGGGTCTGGGGTATCTGCAAGGGTTGAGGCTAAGCAGTATGGTAAGGATGTTATAGCACTAAAGAATCTAGTAAGAGAGTTGTACCCAGATCCCAAGACTCAACCCAAGATCTTAGGTCCTGGTGGATTTTATGAAGAGGAATGGTTTAAGACCTTCCTGAAAGTCACAGGACAAGATGTTCTGGATGGAACCACACACCATATCTACAATCTTGGACCTGGTATACATACTGCACTAATTCATTCAtgtttctatatatatacatatatatatatatatatatatatatatatatatatttatgtatgtATTGTTTATTTCCTTGATTTGAATGATGCATGCAGGTAATGATCCAAGTCTGATTACAAAGATTCAAGATCCATTTTACCTGAGTCAAATTGCTCAGACATTCAAAGATGTTGCAAAGATCGTCGAGAAGTTTGCACCCTGGTCAGAAGCTTGGGTTTCAGAATCAGGTGGTGCTTATAACAGTGGTGGCAAAGATGTGTCCCGTACCTTTGCCAATGGCTTTTGGTGGGTTCCCTTTTGTTTCTCTTAGCCATTAAATTTTCTTCGTCTTGCAGATTAAACAGTTTGCTGATGATTCACTTTTCAAATCTAAAACAGGTATCTAGACCAGCTGGGTATGACATCAAAGTTCAATCACAAGGTTTATTGCAGACAAGCTTTGATTGGTGGCAATTATGCTCTCCTGAACACTACAACATTCGTTCCAAATCCTGATTACTATGGGTCAGTATCCTGAAGATTTCCATAgctattttcattctttttttttttttgctaagttTAGTTGCATTAGCCTTTCACCATCTGCTGATATTGGTTGGTTTCGTTCCTGCCAGAGCTCTTCTATGGCACCGGCTTATGGGAAGTCGAGTAATCTCTGCAACTCAGGATGTTTCTCCACATCTGCGTGTGTATGCTCATTGTGCAAAACAAAAGGCAAAGCTTACACTTTGATCAAATCTTCGTTTTGTTTACCATAATTTCTGATAGAAAAGTTTGATCAATTCCTGTTCTGTTTGTGTGCTGCAGCCTGGGATTTCCCTACTTTTCATCAACTTGTCAGGCGAGAAATCCTTCGAAGTCACCCTTTCCAACGCCATAGACCTGCAAGTTAAGCCTAACTTCGAGTTCAAAGGCTACGAGAAAAGGGAAGAGTACCACTTGACTCCCGAAGATGGAAACATCCAAAGCGATGTCATGTTGCTGAATGGAAATCCATTGAAGCTCAAGGGTGAATCCGAAATTCCGGAAATGAAACCTACTCGCGTGGATCCTAAGACTGCCATCTCCGTTGCCTCTCACTCCATCGTTTACGTAACTATCGAAGACTTCCATGCTCCAGCCTGTGCTTAATTATTCCAccatatttgtttcttttttcttttttctttcaggAATTAGAGTTTTAGGCCTAGTTTTTATATGAACTTTCTAATGTTcacaaaaaattttcattgttgttttatattttctttttatttagaGTGAAATAAGATTCggaaaagtttttttttacgtatatcataaaaaaaatccgaaacaaaaaaatcaaaatattctattgatataaaatgaaaaccGAAACcgattttcttttattaataaaaattaaatcagaGCTATAGTTGCATgaatttcaagtttaaatatCCTTTGGAAAGATAAGGTTTGtagtaatataataataaatataaaagcatatgtatttatttgttatattttgattataatcattttaagttatttttatttgattatagttttcaagtataattataaattaatatgaatTTCATCTCTATTGAATCACTTCTATTAAAATCATTCACTTGacttaaaattctttattcattatatttttaaaatttatccaatctgtaaataaaagttttaattcCATTCAATCActatcttttaaaaattttaaattaaaaaaaaaatcactatctttaaaaatataattcacTTTGTTCAGaattctttcttcattataAGTCTAAATCATAACCATATTTaactctttaatttttcaccaaaaaaaaaagcttgggCCAAGGAACTATAAACTCTCAATTATTTACATTTCAGACtttatattatacatatatatatatatatatatatatttgaaaataacattaacaaataatatatattaattgaaGAATCATGTACAATGCAAACAAATACTGATACCCAAAAAGATTCTTCAGAAACCTTTTGGGAAAAGAAACCTTCCATAAAGGTGTGTAAAAGatgaaataatataaataaatctGACTATTTAAAGAAACCCAAAAGCATGAAGGGAAAGAATACGTTTCTTGGCTGACTGCACCTTTGAGATCCAATCCGACCTTTGCATGCAAAGCATAATAACCAAACCTTGCTTGCTTTTGTCTTTGCCTATGACTTACCTTAACAATTCTTCCTTCCTCTAGGCTTAAAAGcaagcagcagcagcagcccCCTCCCACACCAATTCTTTGCTCAGAAAACAAGTTTGTGATATTCAGGAGAGAGTCATCTGAAACTGTAATGGAGGTTTTGATTAAGCAGATGAGGTAAAGTTCtactttctctttttggtAAAGGAATTGGAGTTTCATTAAACACAAAAGCTGATTACACGGGTACTTCTATCCCTCATCCAACATAGGTAAAAGTAACATGTTCCATTTTCTCCTtgatttttctcaaatttttcGATTGTATCTCGTGAATAACTTTTGTTCTCACGGGTATATAATAAAGTTAGCAAAATACCTTTAATCCAAAGTccacatatttatttttattattttagtagGTAAAATTAACGATCTAGTTTGTTACGAGAATAGAAATTATCCGCAAAATATtaacagaaaaataaaaattataatgtgTTACATGGAAGAAATTGAAATCACGAAAGGTGTTAATGGAATTTAAACCCTTTTGAAAGTAGAAATCAACTACTATAAGCAATAAATTTCTGCACTGTTTATTAAGACCAATAGCTGATTGAATTCCCCTACTTTTGTTTCTGACATTAGAAATACAGGAATTGCAGTAATCTTGTATAGAAACTTATTGCTTACTGAAGTGCAGAATatagggaaaaagaaaactagcTGTGTAGATAAATTTGAGCAgaagaagtaaaaaaatatatctgCTTGGAAACTTGCCTTTCACCGTGTGTAAGATGTTGATGTCCTTAGGGATCTGCTGCCATTTGACTGACCGCTTGTGTCAGGGGACGATTTTTCTGGTGCCGGACGAGGAACAATAGGAGAGTCGAGCAGTGTTAGAAACCAAAGGCTACCACCACAAAAAACTCAATCTTTCAAAGGAGGTAGCATTTCATCCTCCATCATCATTTTAGAGAGTTAGACATAAAAGTTGAAGCAACAATGACAGAACTGAATTTTGGGTTTTgcagagaagagaaaccagaACTGGTTCCAGAAACAATTTTCTCGCCAAATGATGAGTTGGAATAATGATTCAAACCGTAATACAGAGCAAGTAGTTGCAGTTGCAGCTGCTGCATATGTTATTGAAAAGATTGCAGGATCAAGCATCCATGGTCAAAAAAGAAGCAGTGCGGGTCTTGAACCCTCTTTGATCAAGGATAAGAGCATAAGAGAAGGTAAGACATTTTCAATATTGAAACCTTAAATTGTATCTGAAAGATTCTCAGGTAAAGATGCAAAGCGTGAGAAATAGAATCCAGATATCCATGCAACAGAGCATTATAAATTTCTACATGCTGCTGATgcttaacaaaaaataaattggcAGTTGAAGGTTCAATGAAAGGTTCAGAAAGCGCAGAGAGCAAAGTGCCAGTAACTGACGCCACAGATGGAAAGGCTACTAGACCTGCTCCATCATTTAAAAGAGCTCTTACTTTTGCTGATTACATTGGCAGCACTAGCAGCACAAAACCCAAAAGTAATCAGAAACCAGAAAGTGCAGCACCAAAACCTGATCTCCCTACCAAAAAACCTGAAAGGGCAGCACCAAAACCTGATCTCCCCACCATAAAACCTGTAAGCACAGCACCAAAACCCGATCGTCCCACCATAAAACCTGGAACTACAGCAGCACGACCTGAACAGCCTCCTACCTTTACACCTGCGGCTCCAGTGATAGAAGTGAAAAAACAGAGTGCAGCAATGCCAGAGACAAAAGCAGAGGAATGGGAAAAAGCTGAGATGGCGAAGATCAAAGAACGGTAATCATCCGTTAGCAGCTTATTAAGTACTATCGTATGGTACCAACCAATTAGTAGCAATATATTAAAGCCAGAAGCAACTCAACTTGCATTGAAGCAACAAACGCATTGCCAACATTAAAAAGTCCATCTTCAATTCAACAAGCAATTACTATTATATCATCTTCTTCACTAACAAATAGATTACAGGTATGTGAAGTTAAATAGCACTATACTTGCCTGggaggaaaagaagaagaagaaagccaCAAACAAGCTCAACAAAGCAAAGGTTGGatttatttcccttttttttttctttaattcaaACTAATTCTTAGAAACTAACAGCGTATTTCTTGGGGCAGCAGAGTGAATTGGAGGAAAAGAGAGCACGTGCCTTAACCAAATTTAGGAATGAGATGGAATATATCAAACAAGTGGCAGAAGGAGCAAGAGTGCAGGCAGAGGCAAGGCAAAGAAGTGATGTGCttaaagcaaaggaaaaggcAAATATAATTAGAACAACAGGAAAAGTTCCAAGGACATGCTTCTGCTGCTGAATGTAAATAATTATGTAGAGTCATAAGTTTTAAGTCACATATGTAAAGATCATTTTCACAACGCTGTGACTAACTCAAGCATGCCAATCACAAGCAGAGACACCAgtaattgaataatttaacACTTGCTTCAATGAGAAATTACTTAAAGGACCTCAAGTAGTTTTACTAAATCTTTCTGCCAATTTATGTTTGGTATGAACATATATGAAGACATATAGTAGCTGATACAGGAAAAATGCACCCGATTGTCCTTAGAGTTTCTTACtcaatcaaattatatgtttAGAATGCTAGGAATATGGTGATCAATTGCAGAATGAGTTTTctctcattttgattatgaagGAATTTGAATACTCTCCTTTAGATATTAAGCATGAAAGGAATGGCACATGCAGAAGGTAATAATTAGAGAGCTGAACCATTTCAGTTGTTCATAAGATGCAAGTACTAGATGCGAGCCCAAGCAAAAACCGGGACAACCCCTCCACCCCTGTTCCTTTGAAATCACCATCAACATGAAGACTGAACCAAAAACTATGCCATTTCTGCATTCTGATACATTTAAAAAACCAGTTAAAAGATAATAGTAAGTAAAGCCATAGAGTCATTATGTTAAATGCTgcaataaatcataataattcTCAAGGCTAGAAAATCAAGCAACCAGCAAAACCATTTACCTGACCTCTAAATCAAGCATGCAACAATTTGAAGTACCAGATATCTTATATCAATATGCAGTAAGACAATAAAGGcggaaaaaaaagagaggaaataaaCACCACAATTAACTGCATTATATTCTTTTGGGAACTCCAGCTTGTACAACAGGTGAGCAGCCACTTCAATGGCATCTAATTCAAGGACATGATcacaattttaaaaacaagCCTTGAAGACTTTTTGTAGTCATACTCCATCATTGAAACAATACATTAATCTGAAAGCTTCAGGATGCTAAAAAATCCTGTTACCAGCGACGGAGTTactaaatttcaaataaaagcaTTGGGGAGAGCATTGGAAGAAGGACGAGGCCGGCTTAGGGATTACACCATTAGATGAATTCATCTGGAGATTGAAGTCATCCGGAGCCATAAATCCCTCAGACCTTTGAAGTGAGAATGCAGCATCTCATGAGGTTATTTCTCTTACCAGCCTATCCAACATAGGGAATGCAAAGTACAGTACCAAGAAAGATGGGATGGCGAAAACAACTGTCACCAGCAAGTAGAGTACTAAGATAACAGCACTCGCCGGTATTACAAAGAAGACAATTAGAAGGAATATGATGACCAATGGGAACTTGGATGTAAAGTGAATGAAGAAATCCAACGATTTATGAAGTGAGAAATGATGCCTCTCCACATTATTTCTGCCATCATTATCTTGAGAACTGAGTTGTCCAGGACGATGAGTATATGACCCTCTCCTAAAGACACCACTGGTCGCTTGATTTCCAAGCATTAGATTACATCTCGGAGAGCCAACCGGTTGATTGTATCCAGATGAAGTTCTCCTCCCAAGGCCATACCTATCCCCATTTAAGCTCTCAATCATCCATAGAAGGAAGAAATTCTTGCGAGGGAACTTGAGATTCCCCTTATAAACCAGCCGGAGCGATATCAAGTGGCACCACGGGCAAGAAATGAACAAAGGGATCTTGATTTGCTGAGTGGGGAGTTTCAAAACAGCAGGCTGAAGCCCCAAGATACAATTTTGGCAAAGGGTGTGACCACACCATAAGACGTAAGGCACATTCTCAACAATGTTGAAAGATTCCCAACAAATCGGGCATTCCAACCCTTCCTCTCTACTACATGAGCACACCTCATCGTCCGAACACTCGGAACAAGCTCTATCCGCTTCTTTTGTACTCTTTAACCCAATGCTTGCAATGGCATTAGAAGCAAAACCCCACATCGTGACAGAACAATaaaacacaaataaatcaataaccaCTGCAGCTAACTCTTAACTACTTAGACGGGAAAATCTGGGTCGTTTTCCAATCAGCAATAACTGTACCAAaccttaaaaacaaaaaaaaaaatgatgatttccaagaaAGGGAgtcaatcattcaaatatcTTACAATTCTTGATTCTTAAACATAATTATGCTCATACAATGCAAAATTAAATGTCTGGAAGTGGGCAAGGTacataggaaaaaaaaaggacagaGATTGGAATCTCGAAGACAATGGGAAGCTGGTGGAGGGAAAAAAACAGAAGCGAAATCGCATAACAAATGGAAGAAGATTTACCTTAAAAGTTAGCTGAATTTgaggagaaaggaaaagggTGGGGACCGTCGGGAGCAGAGAAGAGAtccaaagagaaaagaagagaaaaaggattTCGGATTTCcctctgtctctctctttctctctctctgttcTTCCTCGACGAGTTCGGGGAATTTACCCCATACTctgtttataaataaaaaccaaCCTGTGGTCCGAACGGCAACAGTACAGCGTGTATAGCGCTTTAAAACGCCGTCGTTTAACTCTGCCATGGTTTTTtccttataaaaataaaaaacttttattaaagaaaaagaaaataatctAATTATTCTAAGAATTAAAATTGTATTTACTCAAAGAAATGAGCatttaaatctatttttttaagataaaaatattatacttatcattaaattaaatatttatcttttattaatttacaaataaaaataatatttacagTACCCAGAACTCATGCAATTGTTTGGTCACAAGGATTCTTGCATCAAATGCTAGATTGTTGGTCATGGCATTCCACAGAACCTTGAGTAGTTCAACAATTATTTCTACTATTGTTGTTGTTGAGAATTTCCTggaataaaaagataaatcgATTTTTATCTTGTTTTGCAATGCTCCCACAATTCTTGCCTGttatttctttattctctTTAAGGAGCACCATGACTTCAATTTCCCATCTCCACCCTAATCCCACCCAACTCTTAATTACCACTGGAGTTAAGCTCTAATggtttaattagttttaaatcAAAACCATAAATCTTGGAAGGAATGAGTTAAGCTCTTGAATTACCACTTGATTTCAATTTTGGAAGGAAAGAGTATATACTATAACAGGTTCTTTCTGCTCAGATTTCTAGCGAAGGTTTTCATGTTTTGGCAAGAGCCAGGTTTGCAAAACCAGTAGACCTTGCTCCTCGGTCCTCAAGGAGAGTTCAGGACTACTACAAAGGTTTTAATCAGACTGTTTGGTTTGcgaaatcaaaataaaaaaataaaatagttctTCTGTGAGAATGTAAAAATTGAcattatattaatttctttttaatttttcaagttCCAACCACTCACATTATCGGATAGACTTGAACCAAGAGTTAATGGATTGATGAAAAGAAACTATTTAATCACTATTCTTTAAAAGTCCATTTGGATCTATACCAGATTTTCAATACTGAATTGCAATTGAACAACAAAAATTGGGTAATATTCACTTACGATTATTGCAGTAGACAGACAGATTTAGCAGAATTCTAAATCACTTATAGCTGCATATTATACAGACTAATTTGCATAGAGCATACAGCAAGAAAGAAAGGgggaaaaaagagaggaaaaccAATCATTACAGCTTGCTCAACTACAGGGTTGATCAGTGTTTCTTCAAGAAACCTTGAGCCATCTTCAAGTAATCCCCATAGCCGCCACTTGCAGAATCCTGGTGGCCATGACCATGACCACCGCTGGCATGGGGCTCCGATTGTTTCTCAGGTTTGGTCGAGTGGGCAGAATGAGTGGTGTTGGGGGTTGAATGGGAAGAGTGGTACTGGTGCAGGTAATTCTCAGCCTTGTCAACATACTTACCAACGCCCTTCTCCTGATCCAGCTTGCCGTAGTGCGAGGCAGCACCAAACAGATCAGCGGCTGCACCGGCAACCTTTCCCTTGTCAACCTTATCGCTTTCATGGTGCAGTGAGTTCTTCGCTGCCTCCGCCACCAACTTAGCACTAGAGAGGAGCTCAGAGGAAGATTTTGGGGGGTGCTTCTCGTGGTGAGAGGTTGGTTTATTGTGAGGAGCTGACTCCATTGAAAGGATAGCTTCAGGAACAGGTGTAGCAATAATTGTGATAGAGGAGGATTGGCGATGATATCTCCTTTTTATCCCTAGTGGATGTATAGATGGCTGGTTGTGCCTTTAGGCATAGAAAATTAGACCATTGACCCTCGATGCAGGGAACCTTCCTTGCGGTGTCGGCTACGCGTTACCTTTCCTAGTAAAGACTAAACAGGATTCTTGCTTATTCTTGGTTACTTGATTTCTAtttgtcaaatcaaattgtgaaatacgcgcttaaaaatatataaaaacaaatagtAGGAAGTATTCTGGAAGAGGTGGGGATGGATTCAACCTTAGGTCATATTCTGAATTGATTCATACTAACAGTTAATCAGACAGATTTTTTTGTCAGACTGGGGACCAATTCCCTACCCTATCTGCTAGACTTTGTCCAAGTGAGAAAAGGCAGTAGGCCAAGAGTCCATTTAATCACCATTGTCCATGGcaaatattgaaattgaaCATAAACAGGGTAACATTTATTTAAAGATTTGTGCAATAGATTAGCAGAATTCTCACTACTAACTTATTGCTTCATATTACATAGATTCGGATGGAGTCATAGACCATACAGCATAggggaaaggaaaaagaaaacagattAAAAGCCATCAACAGTGAACACAGCTCGGTGAACTACTACAAGACAAAATCAGTTTTACTTGAAGAAACCCTGAGCAACCTTGACGTAATCCCCAACGCCAGCGCTTCCAGAATCCTTGCCATCACCACCGCTTGCATGCGGCTCTGACTTTGCAGGCTCAGGGTTGGTCGGGGTGTCAGACTTTTTGGTGCCCGGGGTCGCTCCGGAAGACTCGTATTGGTGCAGGTAATTCTCTGCCTTATCAACATATTGTCCAATTCCCTTCTCCTGATCCAGTTTGCCATAGCCTTTGGCAGCACCTAGAAGATCAGCAGCTGCACCAGCAACCTTCCCCTTGTCAACCTTATCGCTTTCATTGCTGAATGTGGATTTTGCTGCCCCGGCTACCACCTTAGCACTAGAGAACAGTTCAGAGGAAGTTGGGGTACGGTCTTTCTCTGACGCCATTGTTAAGTCTGGGAGAGCTCTAGCAAAAAGTTTATCAGTGACCAGGATATCGAAGATGTGATCATATCTCCTTTCTATCCAAGCGGATTTAAAGAAGCTCTTGACTTGCTAGGATGAACTATGGACCCACTTCCAAGTGTCGGTAACACGTGTTCGTTTCTTGGTTCCATGGCTGCCACGCATTGCCCTTGGCCTTTGTCAGTTTTGAGAGTCTTGATTGGCCTCACCCTTGATATTTTTTCTCTGGCGCTTGGCTTCAGTATGACATCCAACCAAAGCTGTCGACGGAGCAATCCTACCCTGTAAAAAAGCTTGATATTTTCAAGTGGTCTGTCAATTGTCAACTGTCACATTGTCATcccttcctctctctctctctctacggTCGCTGTCTGTGACTCGTGTCTATCCCGTGTAAGGTGCTCAACAGTTAACATGCCCTCAGGATTCGAGCAAAAAGTCTTAACGACTCGATAGGCATTTAATGGGAAGATTGGTGCTTACTGGTTAAAAGTTAAGAGTTAGACAACTACTCCGACAGGGCAATTTCACTCTGGCACTGGCATTCGATTAATACCCCATCTTTGTTAGTTAGTAGTTCCTATCTTTTTAGTCACTTCTGACTATGTAATGGGTATTATCCAAATCGTTTATAtaagattagaatagtttATAAACAGGTTGAGGTTGAATATAgttaataattttgatatagATATTAAAATGTCTTCTATAATTACTTGATttacataaatataataattaggCTTGAGAGGTTAAAAGATGACAACATCCACATGATACTGCTCAGCAGGATGACCACATTCTGTCACCGTGCAGTTTCTCAAAACCCTTGCATTAAAAAGGGGGAACCAACCCTGGCAGAGAGCAACCTATCCTCAATTCTTAATACCAAAAGCCAGCCAGCCAGCCAGCCAGCCAACCTGCCTGCAGCCAGATGGTTTACCACGAAGGGGTGCCACCTAAGAACCCAGGCGGTTTGGCCTGAGCTAGGCCTTTGCCAAGCTGCTATGAAAAGGAAGGCTGAATGCTAATGCAGCCAGCAGCAACCGGTTGTGTTCTCAGGTCACCCCTTCGCGGTACTTCTATCTTCGCTTTTGTTTCTCACTGAATCACCATGCTTATGGCTACATTTTCGCAATAGAAGTACTTGTGTCCGAGTCCATTACCCCCTCTTCAAAACGTTAATCTGCCGAGGTATGCATTGTCTTCTCTTAAATCACTCATTGTGGGACGctgaatttgatatttaataaaaattgatatatcattaaatcaacttaaaaattcactttttcattttttttaaattaaaaaatatatatgaatccATTTTTTCAAGGATGACAACGATATTACgagatatttttttatatattggtAATTTAATTTGCTAACAATGTGATATGAATAtagattttgttaaaaatttaatatcttATTTGTATTCTATCCATTTTGACATTTTATTCAAGTTGCAGgatataaacaattttttttttgttttttgttcttaagaaaacacaaaaaatagcttatttcatataaaattaGTACGACCCACTATAATTTAACATCTTTTTCCAATTGAGTGACATCAAATTGTTATTGGAGTTATTTTATTGAGTgggattttttaaaaatattttttgaatttaatttttttatttaagggaaaaaaatataattgattGTCACAATAATTGCATTTtggaatattaaaattatatataagaaaaaaaagattaatgtaaattaaagTTTTAAGACAATTTTAATGCTGTTGATTAATTAGGCTtcaactctttttcttttttctttttttaaatttaaaatgcaTTTAACTATTATTTTAAACTGAAGTGCGGTGAGTCACAGTCGGTGAGAGGCGCACCACCGCTCACCGAATCTAAAATCCCCAAAACCCTCGAAGCAAACCCCTAAATCCGCAATTCGTCCGTACAATCCTCACCATAGATATGGAAATCGATCCTccaaagaaacaagaagatCCCCAAATCAAAGATAAAGACCTCTTCAAAGCGGCGGAGACCGGCGATTCTTCCACATTCAAATCCCTTTCGCAAGACCAGCTCTCCAACTCTCTTAAACTCCGAAATGAAGACGGTCGGTCTCTCCTTCACGTCGCTGCCTCCTCCGCCCACCCCGAGGTAAGTCTATACTCTTTCTCtcctaaattttctttttttttttggaaatattTGTTAATGTGAATGGAATCAATTACGTTAGGTGATGAAAATACTCTCAGCTGCTGCTGATGAATCAGTTCTGAATAGTTCCGATGAGGAAGGCTGGGCCCCGATTCACTCCGCCGCGAGCATTGGTAATTTGGAAATTATGGAAATTCTGTTGAGCAAAGGTTAGAGACTTTTCACGCTCATCCTAATGTACTAATTCGTTAATCTTATTCTGAATTCATTTGTGCATATATGTACTTAAATTGATTAAGATTCTTCTACCTGAGTTTAGGGAAAAATTTTACTATGCTGTAAATTTGGTTGTCAAGGATGATAATTGGGCATAAGTCGGTTGTTATGATTCTTGTCTCAAGTGTGGGAATTTTTTCGTCTAGCTGATGATGTTTATCACTTTCTTTCAATTTACCTTTGTGAAGGAGCGAAtgttaatttgaaaaatgacgGTGGCCGCACGGCTCTCCACTATGCTGCTAGCAAGGGACGGTTGAAGATTGCTGAGCTTCTGATCTCGCACGGTGCAAAGATTAATTCGAAGGACAAGGCTTGTAACTTCACACACAAATCGTTTTGCCTTATATAGGCGctgtattttttcttttttcttttgcttttcatttctcGAGCAGTATTTTCATTATAACTTCCATCTCATATGCTGATAATGTGATTCAATGCAGGTAGGATGCACCCCATTGCACAGGGCAGCTAGCACCGGAAACTCAGCGTTATGTGAATTCCTAATTGAGGAAGGAGCAGAAGTTGATGCTGAAGACAGAGCTGGCCAAACTCCTCTTCTGAATGCGGTCATTTGTCAGAACAAGGAGGTACTTTCTTTGAACTTTAAGAAACATAAGTTTGAAGCTTGCTGACTATGCTCCCCATTCCGGCTCATTAACCTCatctatttttcattttcttttcattagtGTTACATTTGACATAACTGCTAGTAATGCACAATTTAGACTAGTTAGTTTTAAGCTACTATACTGAGTTACATTACTGTTAAATAGTGAGTTAAGATGGGGAACATCTTACAAAACGTTGTTGacttttggaatttttttcctgtcaaattatatttgtt containing:
- the LOC18610296 gene encoding uncharacterized protein LOC18610296, giving the protein MWGFASNAIASIGLKSTKEADRACSECSDDEVCSCSREEGLECPICWESFNIVENVPYVLWCGHTLCQNCILGLQPAVLKLPTQQIKIPLFISCPWCHLISLRLVYKGNLKFPRKNFFLLWMIESLNGDRYGLGRRTSSGYNQPVGSPRCNLMLGNQATSGVFRRGSYTHRPGQLSSQDNDGRNNVERHHFSLHKSLDFFIHFTSKFPLVIIFLLIVFFVIPASAVILVLYLLVTVVFAIPSFLVLYFAFPMLDRLVREITS
- the LOC18610295 gene encoding uncharacterized protein At3g61260 isoform X2, whose translation is MMSWNNDSNRNTEQVVAVAAAAYVIEKIAGSSIHGQKRSSAGLEPSLIKDKSIREVEGSMKGSESAESKVPVTDATDGKATRPAPSFKRALTFADYIGSTSSTKPKSNQKPESAAPKPDLPTKKPERAAPKPDLPTIKPVSTAPKPDRPTIKPGTTAARPEQPPTFTPAAPVIEVKKQSAAMPETKAEEWEKAEMAKIKERYVKLNSTILAWEEKKKKKATNKLNKAKSELEEKRARALTKFRNEMEYIKQVAEGARVQAEARQRSDVLKAKEKANIIRTTGKVPRTCFCC
- the LOC18610297 gene encoding uncharacterized protein LOC18610297; protein product: MESAPHNKPTSHHEKHPPKSSSELLSSAKLVAEAAKNSLHHESDKVDKGKVAGAAADLFGAASHYGKLDQEKGVGKYVDKAENYLHQYHSSHSTPNTTHSAHSTKPEKQSEPHASGGHGHGHQDSASGGYGDYLKMAQGFLKKH
- the LOC18610295 gene encoding uncharacterized protein At3g61260 isoform X1, producing MMSWNNDSNRNTEQVVAVAAAAYVIEKIAGSSIHGQKRSSAGLEPSLIKDKSIREVEGSMKGSESAESKVPVTDATDGKATRPAPSFKRALTFADYIGSTSSTKPKSNQKPESAAPKPDLPTKKPERAAPKPDLPTIKPVSTAPKPDRPTIKPGTTAARPEQPPTFTPAAPVIEVKKQSAAMPETKAEEWEKAEMAKIKERYVKLNSTILAWEEKKKKKATNKLNKAKQSELEEKRARALTKFRNEMEYIKQVAEGARVQAEARQRSDVLKAKEKANIIRTTGKVPRTCFCC
- the LOC18610294 gene encoding heparanase-like protein 2; this translates as MMMGFKGLICFIILLSCLSFSSAEDVKVSIRGATTIARTDDNFVCATLDWWPTEKCNYNQCPWGKAGLFNLDLENKILASAIKAFNPLRVRIGGSLQDQVVYKVGNVKKCTQFKKVEGGLFGFSEGCLPMERWDELNNLFNRTGAKITFGLNALLGRNESKTDKGLWVGDWRVDNSRDLMKYNIEKGYKIDSYEFGNELCGSGVSARVEAKQYGKDVIALKNLVRELYPDPKTQPKILGPGGFYEEEWFKTFLKVTGQDVLDGTTHHIYNLGPGNDPSLITKIQDPFYLSQIAQTFKDVAKIVEKFAPWSEAWVSESGGAYNSGGKDVSRTFANGFWYLDQLGMTSKFNHKVYCRQALIGGNYALLNTTTFVPNPDYYGALLWHRLMGSRVISATQDVSPHLRVYAHCAKQKPGISLLFINLSGEKSFEVTLSNAIDLQVKPNFEFKGYEKREEYHLTPEDGNIQSDVMLLNGNPLKLKGESEIPEMKPTRVDPKTAISVASHSIVYVTIEDFHAPACA
- the LOC18610298 gene encoding uncharacterized protein LOC18610298, producing MASEKDRTPTSSELFSSAKVVAGAAKSTFSNESDKVDKGKVAGAAADLLGAAKGYGKLDQEKGIGQYVDKAENYLHQYESSGATPGTKKSDTPTNPEPAKSEPHASGGDGKDSGSAGVGDYVKVAQGFFK